GCTGGTGTCGAGGTAAAACAAGGCCAGCATACCAAAGGCAGCCCCCACCAATAATGCCCGATGCGGCGTTCTAAAACGCGGATGGACATGAGCCAGGTAATAAGGCAAATAGCGGCTGCGGGCCAAAGCAAACAATTGTCGCGAATAAGTTAAAATAATACCGTGAAAAGAAGCTACTAAACCAAATAAGCCAATACTCGCAAAGATTTTAGTTAAGGAATTTTCTTTCCCCAACACCACTCCTATTGCAGCCGGTAAAGGATAATCTATAACGGCCAAGGTTTGCCAATCTGTAATACCCCCAGTTAAAATCATAACGGCCAAAGCCAGCACCATGAGCGTGAGTATGGCGGAAACATACCCTTGCGCAATGGCTTTTTTACTATCTTTAACTTCTTCTGCTGCCATCGCCACTCCTTCGATGCACACGTATAGCCAAATGGCAAAGGGTAAAGCTGCAAAAATTCCCATCCAGCCATAAGGCAAGGAATTTTTTAAAAAATTTCTCGTTTCAAACGATGGCGCTACGACTCCCAGGTAAACCACTAATTCCAGTACTGCCAACGTAGTTACTACCACCGAAAACAAAGCTGATTCTTTAACTCCTAAGGCATTTAAGAGAGTAAAAACAACATAACTACATAAAGCCGTGATAAGTACCGGTACAGAAGGGTAAAAAAAATGCACATAACTACCCAGAGCAAAGGCAATAGCGGGCGCGGCAAAAATAAACTCTATTAAGGTGGCATAACCAGCCACTAAGGCGCCAAGGGGACCCAAAGCACGGTAAGCGTAAGCAAACGGACCACCCGCATGCGGGATAGAAGTAGTTAATTCGGTAAAGCTAAATATAAAAGTTACGTAGAAAACTGTTACCAGCAGGGTTGCTAGTAAAAACCCCAGGGTGCCGGCTACACCCCAACCGTAGTTCCAGCCAAAATATTCTCCCGATATAACCAGCCCTACCCCTAAAGCCCATAAATGTACCGGTCTCAGTACTTTTTTTAATTCCGGTTGCTTTGCAGTCATAAAACAAACTAAAGTTGCCAGATTAAATAACAACCATAAATGTTTAAAAAGCAAAAGATTTAAGGGGTTTACCTTTAAAATAAAGGTGCCATTTATAAAATATCAAAGTATATTATTTAAACATCATAAATTTTAAACCACATTGGAATTATTTTTTCTTCTTCCATTATTTAGAAGTTTAAACGGCAACGTAGGTTTTAATTACCAGAAAGGACACAGCTGCATACGTTATGGAAGCATTTTAATGCATCTATGTAAAATAACTTCCGGAGAAGTAACTTAAAGAATTGAAAACAAATCTTATTTTTAAACTAAGCTTAAAGTAAATTGTTAAAAGGAACAGAATGCCTTTCTTTTTACGTTTATTACTTATTAGAAAGTTTGTGTAATTTTACATCTGAATTAGTTTATTAACCCGATTAAAAAATATTATTATGGGAATGTATCCTGAATATATGGTAGCTCCAATCCGCGAAGATTTAACTTCGGCTGGTTTTGAGCAATTAATGACCCCGGAAGAAGTAGAACAGGTACTGTCAGGAAATGAAGGTACTGTTTTAGTGGCCGTAAACTCGGTTTGTGGTTGTGCCGCATCTAAAGCTCGTCCGGCTTTAAAAATGGCCGTCTCTTCCAGCGAAAAGCGTCCGGATAAATTAGTAACTGTATTTGCCGGTATGGAAGGCGAAGCCGTAGCTAAAGCCCGGGAGCACATGCTGCCTTACCCTCCTTCTTCTCCCTCTATAGCCTTATTTAAAAATGGCGAATTAGTGCACATGATTGAGCGCTACCACATCGAAGGCAACGATTTAATTCGTATTGTAGATAACCTGAAAGGTGCTTTTGAAGATTACTGCTAAAATAATTTTAAAAAATTTTACTTTTACGTTATTCCGTTTTAACTAAAGCCAGTACTTATAATTAAAAAAGAAGGCTAATTGTAATCAGTTAGCCTTCTTTTTTTACCTCTCATGAAATATTTTTATTAGCTGCTGTAATTCGGAATTAAATCAAAGCCAATGTCGCGGCGGTAGTTTCTGCCGGACCAGGTAATTTTTTCAGCGGTTTGGCGGGCTTGCTCTAAAGCATCCAGCATGTTGTCACCCAAGCCGGTAATGGCCAGTACGCGGCCGCCATTCGTCACAATTTTTTTATTTTCGGTTAGTAAAGTGCCCGCCTGAAAAACCAGAGTCTCCGTTTCGGCTTCTAAACCAGTTATTTCATCGCCTTTGCGGTAATCGCCCGGATAACCTTCGGCCACCAACATAATGGTAGCAGCGGTACGCGGATCTACTTTTAAGTTAAAATTTTTCAGTTCGTGGTCGTGTAAAGCCCGGAACAACTCAAATAAATCGGATTGAATGCGGGGCAGAATTGCTTCCGTTTCCGGATCGCCCAGGCGCACGTTGTACTCTATTACATAAGGCTCGCCGTTTACATTCATTAACCCAATAAAAATAAAACCGCTGTACGGAATGCCTTCGGTTTGCAAACCCAACAAAGTAGGTTCTATAATCCGGGATTTTACTTTTTGCATAAAAACCTCGTTTACAAACGGCACCGGCGAAACAGCACCCATTCCCCCGGTATTTAAGCCAGTGTCGCCTTCGCCAATGCGCTTGTAATCTTTAGCCTCCGGCAACAGCACGTAATCTTTACCATCGGTTAAAATAAAAACAGAAACTTCAATGCCTTGCAAAAACTCTTCGATTACTACTTTACTGCTGGCGGCACCAAACTTTTGCTGGCGCAACATGGCTTCCAGTTCCGCGGCGGCCTCGTCGTAAGAATTAGCAATTACTACCCCTTTGCCAGCCGCTAAACCATCGGCTTTTAAAACCGCCGGGTACGCATGCGTTTGCAAATACGTAAGCGCCTGATCGAAAGAATCAAGGGTAAAAGTTTGGTAGCTGGCCGTAGGAATTTGGTACTGCTGCATAAACTTTTTCGAAAAATCTTTACTGCCTTCCAGTTGCGCGCCCGCCTTGCAGGGCCCAATCACCAATATATGTTTTAAGTATTCCTGACTTTGAAAGTAATCGTGAATGCCATCTACCAAAGCGGCTTCCTGGCCAACTACCAACATCATAATATTAAAATCATCGGCAAACTTAGCTAACTCTTCAAAGTTGGAAATAGAAATATCTACGTTGGTGGCAATTTGGGCAGTACCCGCATTACCCGGAGCCACAAAAATGCGTTCGCAGTATTCGCTTTGTTTCAATTTCCAGGCGAGTGCGTGCTCTCTGCCGCCCGATCCGATAATTAATATGTTCATGGTGCAAGAATTTTAATAATGCTGGCGCGGGAAATTTTTAAAATATCTTATTATTCCCGCCAAAAACCAACCGGCTTAGGCTGCGAAGTTATCAAAATTCAATCAGGGTTTCTTGTTTATTTTTGGAATATTTAGATCACAGATTTTAACAAATTAAACGGATTACGCGGATTTTAGTGATTTCCATATTTTGCTCACCTATTATTAGCTGTTGCTTTATTCTTATCGCGCTAAGACTTTAGTAAAATTAATAACAAGAAAGGCTAACTGGTATAGTTAGCCTTTCTTGTTATTGGTAAAATCAAAAATTTTAAAAAAACGGATTATTTACAGCAGGATTTTAGTGTTCCCATAATGAATCCGTGTAATCGGCTTAATGCGTTTAAATCCGCGATTTTTAGTTGGCGTATTCGCTTAAGAACTTAATGCGCATTAACCTGATATCTTCTTCGGTGTAATCGTCGGTACCTAGTTCTT
The sequence above is a segment of the Adhaeribacter swui genome. Coding sequences within it:
- the eat gene encoding ethanolamine permease; translated protein: MTAKQPELKKVLRPVHLWALGVGLVISGEYFGWNYGWGVAGTLGFLLATLLVTVFYVTFIFSFTELTTSIPHAGGPFAYAYRALGPLGALVAGYATLIEFIFAAPAIAFALGSYVHFFYPSVPVLITALCSYVVFTLLNALGVKESALFSVVVTTLAVLELVVYLGVVAPSFETRNFLKNSLPYGWMGIFAALPFAIWLYVCIEGVAMAAEEVKDSKKAIAQGYVSAILTLMVLALAVMILTGGITDWQTLAVIDYPLPAAIGVVLGKENSLTKIFASIGLFGLVASFHGIILTYSRQLFALARSRYLPYYLAHVHPRFRTPHRALLVGAAFGMLALFYLDTSKLVILSTFGAVIMYIISMVSLFVLRAKEPDLARPFKAPIYPYFPGIALGLGIVAAIAFLYYYFWLCFIFFSGLILVILLFYLTGSHKKLSVISFISEDNPEQKLPVANPVIKPSEI
- a CDS encoding BrxA/BrxB family bacilliredoxin, with the protein product MYPEYMVAPIREDLTSAGFEQLMTPEEVEQVLSGNEGTVLVAVNSVCGCAASKARPALKMAVSSSEKRPDKLVTVFAGMEGEAVAKAREHMLPYPPSSPSIALFKNGELVHMIERYHIEGNDLIRIVDNLKGAFEDYC
- the purD gene encoding phosphoribosylamine--glycine ligase, with product MNILIIGSGGREHALAWKLKQSEYCERIFVAPGNAGTAQIATNVDISISNFEELAKFADDFNIMMLVVGQEAALVDGIHDYFQSQEYLKHILVIGPCKAGAQLEGSKDFSKKFMQQYQIPTASYQTFTLDSFDQALTYLQTHAYPAVLKADGLAAGKGVVIANSYDEAAAELEAMLRQQKFGAASSKVVIEEFLQGIEVSVFILTDGKDYVLLPEAKDYKRIGEGDTGLNTGGMGAVSPVPFVNEVFMQKVKSRIIEPTLLGLQTEGIPYSGFIFIGLMNVNGEPYVIEYNVRLGDPETEAILPRIQSDLFELFRALHDHELKNFNLKVDPRTAATIMLVAEGYPGDYRKGDEITGLEAETETLVFQAGTLLTENKKIVTNGGRVLAITGLGDNMLDALEQARQTAEKITWSGRNYRRDIGFDLIPNYSS